One window from the genome of Garra rufa chromosome 1, GarRuf1.0, whole genome shotgun sequence encodes:
- the LOC141341786 gene encoding uncharacterized protein, with product MADKCHVCLLGLIILSSLFTGISGVNDTHVFIRFGENSARLPCNNALPDCKSATWNYNRFRDSAAVELIAGGIKKKDTERHERLSLGSDCSLNIKNITKEDYGLYSCGRYVNGQKQGAYTRVYLHVIHVYSSSSSQTEISPGSSVTLSCQLHSYARFSCDHWIRSEGIELFWVNQAGVKLKRSDSRYQILFSSGHCISTLTTTLLNEDDNREWRCEVTHRDQVKTSLTTVKISSEELTFLLNLIVQNLHSCLSSALAVFPLLSFIFPLLVCS from the exons atggcTGATAAGTGTCATGTGTGTCTGCTGGGACTGATCATTCTCTCTTCACTTTTCACAG GTATCAGTGGAGTGAATGATACTCATGTGTTCATCAGATTTGGTGAAAATTCTGCCCGTCTGCCCTGTAATAATGCTCTTCCTGACTGCAAATCAGCTACATGGAACTATAACAGATTCAGAGATTCAGCTGCAGTTGAACTGATTGCTGGAGGGATAAAGAAGAAAGACACAGAGAGACATGAGAGACTGAGTCTGGGGTCTGACTGCTCTCTGAACATCAAGAACATCACCAAAGAAGATTATGGACTTTACAGTTGCGGACGATATGTGAATGGACAAAAACAAGGCGCTTATACACGTGTTTATCTGCATGTTATTCATG TCTATTCATCCTCATCCTCACAGACTGAGATCAGTCCAGGTAGCTCTGTGACTCTCTCCTGTCAGTTGCATTCATATGCTCGATTCTCCTGTGATCACTGGATCCGTTCTGAGGGAATTGAGCTGTTCTGGGTGAATCAGGCTGGTGTTAAACTGAAGAGATCAGACTCCAGATATCAGATATTATTCTCATCAGGACACTGTATCAGCACTCTGACTACAACACTCCTGAATGAAGATGACAACAGAGAGTGGAGATGTGAAGTTACTCACAGAGATCAAGTCAAGACATCACTCACTACTGTCAAGATTTCAAGTGAGGAACTAACTTTCCTACTGAACCTCATTGTTCAGAATTTACATTCATGTCTTTCCAGTGCTCTGGCTGTTTTCCCTCTTTTGTCTTTCATTTTTCCACTCTTGGTATGTAGCTGA